The Setaria italica strain Yugu1 chromosome VIII, Setaria_italica_v2.0, whole genome shotgun sequence genome includes the window ggatcgccacaaagATAACATGGACGCGTACTGCCTTGAAGTACGCAAGCCGAAGAACACGTTCTCCAgcctggagttccatcacgtggctcgtGACAATAATGTAGCTGCAGACATCTTGTCCAAGCTCGAATCTACTCGTACTCTagttccagctggggtcttTGTCcacgaactacacaagccatctaTAGCGGAGTTGGCACCTTCAAAAACCACCAATCGAGGCAACAATGAGCCTGATCGGGAGGTTCTGATGATCAACGTAGATTGGAGAACCctcttcatcaactacatcaaggagcacaagttgcttCCCGACAAGCAGAAGTAGAGCAAGTCTCACAGCATGGCAAGAACTAAGTTCTAGTTGGGGATAAGCT containing:
- the LOC101779702 gene encoding uncharacterized protein LOC101779702 — translated: MDAYCLEVRKPKNTFSSLEFHHVARDNNVAADILSKLESTRTLVPAGVFVHELHKPSIAELAPSKTTNRGNNEPDREVLMINVDWRTLFINYIKEHKLLPDKQK